Genomic DNA from Nonomuraea rubra:
GGTGGCGATCACCACCAACGAGGACCTGGCCCGCCTCCACCCCGCCGTCGTCCGCCCCGGCCGCTGCCTGGCGCAGGTCGAGGTGGGGCCGCTGAGCAAGGAGGAGGCGACCGCCTGGCTGGGGTCCTCGCAGGGCGTCGGCCCGTCGGGGGCGACGCTGGCGCAGCTGTACGCGCTGCGCTCCGGCCGCGAGATCACCCCGGTGCCCGGCGACGAGTCCACGGGCCTGTATCTCTGACCCCCGTCCCCACCCGCGAGTGGGGACGAGCAGGTCACCGGTCCCTCAGATCAGGAACGTGTGCAGCCTTCGGGCCTCCCTGACGAAGTTGTTCGAGGCGCGGCGCTGGGCGATCTCGGCGACGCAGGCCACCGCCCCGCGCGCCCCCGCCCACCGGGCGGCCCGCAGGGCGAAGGTGAGCCCCTGCGCGTGCCGGGTGTGCGTCCGCTCCCCCGGCCCCGGCAGGAACCCGGCCAGGAACCCCGTCATGATCCGCCACACCTCCCGGTGAGCGCCGAGCGCCGCCGCGCTCTCCAGCGTCTCGAACACCGGGCCCGGTTTGAGCTCCGTCCGGCGGACCAGCAGCGCGAGCTGCCGTCCCACCTCCTCGGCGGCGAGCTCGCCCCTGGCGGCCAGCTCCACGAGCGGCCTGGCGCGCTCCTCCGGGTCGGCGCTCCAGGCCCGGTCGGCCACGAAGTACGCCTGCACCAGCGCGGCCGCCTCGCCCATCGGCCCGTCCGCCCCCGCGAGCGCCCGCGCCTGGGCCGGCGCGGTGCGGGCCCGCAACCACCGCTCGGTCAGATGCGGCACGAGGTACGCCGCGACGGCCTCCCGGTCGGACGGCATCAGGTACGGCCACCAGCTCAGGTACCCGTCGTGCTCCTTCAACCGGTGCTCCACGGGCCCGCCCAGCAGCTCCGCGACGACCTGCAGCCCGCCGACCGGCAGCCCGTCGCCCGGTGGCGGGGCCGGGTGGAGGTGGGCCGTCAGCTCGTGGAGCACCGATCCCGTCGCGGCCGGCTCGCGGTCCTCGCGGTACACCCGCCTGTCGCCGCACCCCGGCGTTCCCGCCGGCGGGTAGTACCACCAGGCGATCTCCGCGACGGGCTCGGGCCGGTCGCCGCTCAACCAGCGTGCCACCGCCCGCCCCGCCGCCGACGTGAGCCGCCCGGCCCGCGCCACCACCCCGGGCTCGGTCCGGCGCGGCAGCCGCAGCAGCGCCTGGCCCAGATCCGCGGGCAGCGCCTCGACACCCGCGCGCTCGTACCCCGCCAGCCGCTCCACCAGCACCGCGCCGTCCAACCGGCCCGTCATCGAGGTGGGCTCGGCCAGCAGGTACGGCGGCAGCGTCCCCGCCCCGATCGCCTCGCACACCTCGGCCCAGCGCCGCAACAGGAACAGGTGCGGCCCCGGCACCTCACCGGCCTGGGGCAACCGCGAGAACCCCTCACCGGGCCCGGGCCCACCGGCCGCCTGGAACATCTCACCCGCCTGGAGCCCCTCACTCCCCGCCGCACCGCCGCGACTCTCTGCCGCATCACCGGAGTTACCGGGGCCCGCCGTCACCAGCCGGGCGATCTCCCACGCCCAGTGCCAGACCGCCTGCCACCGCCCCGCCGGCGGCGCCACGCCCGGCATCAGCCCGGCCAGCCGGGCCGCCAGCCCGTCGCGATCGCTCCCGTACAGCCGCACGACCCCGGCCAGCCACAGCTCGGCGGCCTCCCACCGGCTCCCGTCCGGCAGGGCCTCCATCTCGCCCGCCACCACCACGGGCGCGGGGAACGCGGCGGCGGCGACCGGCGCGGGCAGCGGCACCGGCACGAACCGGCCGGACTCGCGCGGATCCTCGGCGACCTCCCCGCCGAACACCGAGGCCAGCGTCTCCCCCAGCTCCTGCGGCAGCACCGCGGCCGCCTCCCGGACCGCCCGCCCGCCGGCCTCGCCGAACCGCTTGGCGTGCTTGACCGCCAGCCGCACCGCCCGCCCCTGCACGTCGGCGGACTCGCAGGCGAACGCGTACCCCAGGGCGGGCGCCAGCGACTCCAGCTCCGCCGCCGGATCGCGGGCGAGCTCGTCGAGCCAGGTGAGCCCGGCCGTCAGCAGCTTGCGCTCGCCGCGCGACAGCAGCGCCCGCACCGCCTCGGTCACCTCGCCGGGGTCGAGGTCCGCCAGCCGCCGCAGGTGCCTGAGCACCGGCTCGGCCACGGCGCCGGGCGCGACGGGCAGCAGCCGCAGGTAGTCGTGGCGCCGCTTGCTCACCTCGTCGTACGTGGGATCGAGCAGCTCGTGCAACCGTACGAAGAAGCGCAGGTCGGCGGCCTGCCCGCCACGCAGGAAGCGCCGCAGGCACCCGTCGAGCAGCACGTCGCGCCCGATCCGGCCCTCGGCCTGCAGCTTCCTGAGCGCGGCCAGCCAGCTCCTGGGGGCGGGCGGGTCGGCGCGCTCGTCGCGCAGCAGGGCGCCGACGCCGTCCGCCTCGAACAGCCGGGGCAGGAGATGGTCGAGCAGCGGGTCCTCGCGCAGCTCGGCCGCGATGGGGGTGCCGGTGGCCCAGGCCACCACGAGGGGGTCGTGCCGGGGCGGGGTGGCGCCGGTGCGCCGCAGCATGGTCAGCACCAGCCCGGCCATGGGGTCACGGGTGGCGCGCCTGCGCCCGGTGGTGCGGAGCTTGAGGGTGGCGCGGGTGGCGAAGTCCGCCTGCCAGGCGGCGGGGCGGGCCGAGAGCACGCGTTCGAGCACGGCGGCGGTGCGGCGGTCCCAGGCCCAGCGGTCGTGGAGGTCGCGGCGGTTGAGCCAGGCGACGACGGCCGCGGGCCCGCCGATGGCCGCCGCGCCCGCCACCCGCAGCGGGGCCGCCCAGCTCTCGTCGCCGGAGACCTGCCAGAGGTGCCGGGGGACCTCCCACTGCCGGCGCTCGTGCTCGTGGACGGCGCGGCCGGCGCGTTCCTCGGCCCGTACGTGTTCGCGCCAGGCGGCCTCGGCCTCGCGGGCACGCCTGGTCTCGTACTCGTGCCGGCGGGCGTGCGCGCGTCCCTCGGCCACGGACACGTGGCCGGGCAGGGCGGCGGCCACCTCGCGGCGGGCCCGCTCGTCGAGCGCCAGCACCCGGTCGGCGACCAGGTCGAGGTCCCCGGTGTCGAGCACGGCCACCACCGACTCCCACACCGACTCCTCACCTGCCGTCATGTCGCCCTCGCCGGCCACCTCCTGGGCCGTCACGGTGTGGCCTCCACCGCCAGCCGGGCGGCGATCCTGGCCGAGAGCACGTGCTTGCACGGCCCGCGCGACCCCCGGTGGTCGAACCACCACGGGCACGTGCAGGTCCCGTCGCCGACGCCCACCCGCCGCACACCGCCGTCCGTGGTCACCTCGGCCTGGCCGCCGGGCAGCAGGCGGACGGCGCCGGCGTCGACGAGCTTCCTGGCCGAGGTCAGGCGCGGGTTCAGCTCGGCCACCTGGTCCCGGTCGTAGGGCAGCTCGCGGTGGAAGTGGGCGGCCTCGTGCAGGTCGTACCCGACCCGGCCGGAGGTGCC
This window encodes:
- a CDS encoding DUF6493 family protein; its protein translation is MTAQEVAGEGDMTAGEESVWESVVAVLDTGDLDLVADRVLALDERARREVAAALPGHVSVAEGRAHARRHEYETRRAREAEAAWREHVRAEERAGRAVHEHERRQWEVPRHLWQVSGDESWAAPLRVAGAAAIGGPAAVVAWLNRRDLHDRWAWDRRTAAVLERVLSARPAAWQADFATRATLKLRTTGRRRATRDPMAGLVLTMLRRTGATPPRHDPLVVAWATGTPIAAELREDPLLDHLLPRLFEADGVGALLRDERADPPAPRSWLAALRKLQAEGRIGRDVLLDGCLRRFLRGGQAADLRFFVRLHELLDPTYDEVSKRRHDYLRLLPVAPGAVAEPVLRHLRRLADLDPGEVTEAVRALLSRGERKLLTAGLTWLDELARDPAAELESLAPALGYAFACESADVQGRAVRLAVKHAKRFGEAGGRAVREAAAVLPQELGETLASVFGGEVAEDPRESGRFVPVPLPAPVAAAAFPAPVVVAGEMEALPDGSRWEAAELWLAGVVRLYGSDRDGLAARLAGLMPGVAPPAGRWQAVWHWAWEIARLVTAGPGNSGDAAESRGGAAGSEGLQAGEMFQAAGGPGPGEGFSRLPQAGEVPGPHLFLLRRWAEVCEAIGAGTLPPYLLAEPTSMTGRLDGAVLVERLAGYERAGVEALPADLGQALLRLPRRTEPGVVARAGRLTSAAGRAVARWLSGDRPEPVAEIAWWYYPPAGTPGCGDRRVYREDREPAATGSVLHELTAHLHPAPPPGDGLPVGGLQVVAELLGGPVEHRLKEHDGYLSWWPYLMPSDREAVAAYLVPHLTERWLRARTAPAQARALAGADGPMGEAAALVQAYFVADRAWSADPEERARPLVELAARGELAAEEVGRQLALLVRRTELKPGPVFETLESAAALGAHREVWRIMTGFLAGFLPGPGERTHTRHAQGLTFALRAARWAGARGAVACVAEIAQRRASNNFVREARRLHTFLI